One segment of Podospora pseudopauciseta strain CBS 411.78 chromosome 5 map unlocalized CBS411.78m_5.2, whole genome shotgun sequence DNA contains the following:
- a CDS encoding uncharacterized protein (EggNog:ENOG503NXGR), with protein MASSADMASTSYFGRPVAKHRLATDFDLLVKWSRVLGARPENPSCILSQLSKEDQAALFSPSFEQFRIVDDASEGPKIEIVQNKLYERLGVAPMDPDLAAMMVSDNYKRSEKSLYDVACHLRDAEEESGVLYDFCLQKAKNAGWTDYEAHQYAKMYRSRHFVHIVRRRQQEIRDEKRKLTIPGYTPIERDLIPVIEDPLEAASTAGLRSYFADLPEATSTLASVRLAENGPPASAYADPAYDLQQIPVSAPTSNVGHMQAARHEYHPSSSPHVTTSVVDQLRLEDIQLYQTPSPVGEHSQANATPFTPSPAPMTTKASYSGYVSGASDTSMEAQASDNSGQFSDASSAVTEMPVYAADDDDCDDADGGALLPRDLAESLGIPSLIPYSSHVTQQPVFQTMPTVPQGGLLGAGLSGYWLPVYAASDVAEDGNQNSPAFQFPPLNAPVANTECNSPDLVLTTTTQFGDTQLTTFQTPAKGPRNSLSENVKVTQYPESRQQLWNGMTCYDVPSSALGFLKKHQIFPTYWTTKLGKERFLRHKFSDLKHADAKVMRNKSLGKVARNPVYIVVDLSNIIIGFYDKMKEKRGIPLGRRVIAPAFSFNNFDTLLARDRSVGKRILAGSLGSATKSLPSHVKQAGAIGYDVNLLHRVSKPVSPRKMRADLHSDTSNDDDDLFTGPMKLGEQGVDEVLHLKLLQLDFDHKPGTICLGTGDAASAEYSDGFLKNIERLLERGWRVELYGWAHNISFAWRDEFETKWADFFKIIELDEFCEELFDMTVESIPDSKPAF; from the coding sequence ATGGCTTCATCCGCCGACATGGCGTCGACCTCCTACTTTGGTCGGCCCGTAGCCAAGCACCGGCTTGCCACCGACTTCGACCTGCTTGTCAAGTGGTCCCGGGTCCTTGGAGCACGCCCGGAGAACCCCTCCTGCATCCTGTCGCAGCTCTCCAAGGAAGACCAAGCTGCCCTGTTCTCTCCATCATTCGAGCAGTTCCGCATCGTCGACGACGCGTCGGAGGGTCCCAAGATTGAGATCGTCCAGAACAAGCTGTACGAGCGACTTGGAGTCGCCCCTATGGATCCCGACCTGGCCGCCATGATGGTCTCTGACAACTACAAGCGTTCCGAGAAGTCTTTGTACGATGTCGCCTGCCACCTGCGtgacgccgaggaggagtcTGGCGTTCTCTACGACTTTTGCCTCCAGAAAGCCAAAAACGCGGGCTGGACTGACTACGAAGCTCACCAGTACGCCAAGATGTACCGGTCCAGGCATTTCGTTCACATTGTGCGCCGCCGGCAACAGGAGATCAGAGACGAGAAGCGCAAGCTCACCATTCCCGGCTATACCCCGATTGAGCGGGATTTGATTCCTGTGATTGAAGACCCTCTTGAAGCTGCCTCAACCGCTGGGCTGCGGTCGTACTTTGCTGACCTTCCCGAGGCCACCTCGACCCTGGCATCTGTCCGTCTTGCAGAGAATGGCCCTCCCGCCTCAGCGTATGCCGACCCGGCTTACGACCTTCAACAAATACCAGTTTCTGCGCCTACCAGCAATGTGGGACACATGCAGGCCGCCCGTCACGAGTaccatccatcatcttctcctcACGTCACCACATCAGTTGTCGATCAGTTGCGACTTGAAGACATTCAGCTATACCAGACGCCGTCGCCCGTTGGCGAGCACTCTCAGGCGAATGCCACCCCTTTCACCCCATCACCCGCTCCCATGACCACGAAGGCCTCCTACTCTGGTTATGTCTCGGGCGCCAGCGACACCTCCATGGAGGCTCAAGCATCTGACAACTCAGGCCAGTTCTCCGACGCATCTTCTGCTGTTACAGAGATGCCTGTGTATGCTGCAGATGACGACGATTGTGATGATGCCGACGGCGGCGCCTTGTTGCCCAGAGACCTTGCTGAGTCGCTTGGAATCCCCTCTCTGATCCCTTACTCCTCACATGTCACTCAACAACCTGTCTTTCAGACAATGCCCACAGTTCCGCAGGGAGGCCTCTTGGGTGCCGGTCTGAGCGGATACTGGCTTCCCGTGTACGCCGCTTCCGATGTCGCTGAGGACGGAAACCAAAACTCCCCTGCGTTTCAGTTCCCCCCTCTGAACGCTCCTGTTGCCAATACCGAGTGCAACAGCCCCGACCTTGtgctcaccaccactactcAGTTTGGTGATACCCAGTTGACGACTTTTCAGACTCCTGCCAAGGGCCCGCGGAATTCCTTGTCTGAGAATGTCAAGGTGACCCAGTACCCTGAGTCTCGACAGCAGCTGTGGAACGGAATGACATGTTACGATGTCCCCTCATCTGCCCTGGGCTTTTTGAAAAAGCATCAGATTTTTCCGACGTACTGGACCACCAAGCTGGGCAAGGAGCGCTTTCTGCGCCACAAGTTCAGCGATTTGAAGCACGCAGATGCCAAGGTCATGCGTAACAAATCCTTGGGCAAGGTTGCTCGCAATCCTGTCTACATTGTCGTCGACTTGTCCAACATCATTATTGGCTTCTACgacaagatgaaggagaagcgTGGCATTCCCCTTGGCAGGCGCGTTATTGCCCCTGCCTTCAGCTTCAATAACTTCGACACGCTGCTTGCCCGCGATCGGAGTGTCGGGAAGCGTATTCTTGCCGGATCACTTGGAAGCGCCACCAAGTCTTTGCCAAGCCATGTCAAGCAAGCTGGCGCCATAGGCTATGATGTTAACCTTTTGCATCGTGTGTCCAAGCCAGTTTCGCCGCGTAAGATGCGAGCGGATCTTCATTCGGACACTTccaacgatgacgacgacctcTTTACCGGCCCCATGAAGCTGGGCGAGCAAGGTGTCGACGAGGTTCTCCATCTCAAGCTTCTTCAGCTTGATTTTGATCACAAGCCTGGCACCATTTGCCTGGGCACTGGCGATGCTGCGTCTGCCGAGTACTCTGACGGTTTTTTGAAGAACATTGAGCGTCTCCTTGAGCGCGGCTGGCGTGTCGAGTTGTACGGATGGGCTCATAACATTTCCTTTGCCTGGCGCGACGAGTTTGAGACCAAGTGGGCTGATTTCTTCAAGATCATTGAGCTGGACGAGTTCTGTGAGGAGCTTTTTGACATGACCGTTGAGTCCATCCCGGACTCCAAACCGGCCTTTTAA
- a CDS encoding uncharacterized protein (EggNog:ENOG503NYEJ; COG:C): MSADLWAGYLSGAASIIIGNPLDVLKVRLQASSSSSSSSSSSSSSPSTTTTTTNPRIITTPRNLLLGTAAPILTYGALNALLFVSYNRSESYLNSLFPSPSNPGQQGGKGSNLTTTFLAGCISGLATFLVSCPTEIIKVRSQTSSASSWNVTTQILRQNGVKGLYQAGGVTVLRDSIGYGFYFWGYELSSGWYNSVFGTRTEETTGRALLCGGVAGVLTWASIFPLDVVKTRMQTGDTAGEQQGLLGSGGKGKGAWQMGREIYAREGIKPFFRGLGVCSLRAFVVNAVQFAVYEGAMARLTGRDKRVGVLQEGFAG; encoded by the coding sequence atgtCAGCCGACTTGTGGGCCGGCTACCTCTCGGGCGCAGCCTCCATCATAATTGGCAACCCCCTCGACGTCCTCAAAGTCCGACTCCAAGCcagttcctcttcctcttcctcttcctcttcctcttcctcttccccttccaccaccacaaccaccaccaacccaagAATCATAACCACCCcccgcaacctcctcctcggcacagcagcccccatcctcacctaCGGCGCCTTGAACGCCCTGCTTTTTGTGTCGTATAACCGCTCAGAGTCCTACCTCAACTCTTTGTTtccttccccctccaaccccggccagcaaggaggaaaaggatcAAACCTCACAACCACCTTCCTAGCAGGCTGCATATCCGGCCTCGCCACCTTTTTGGTGTCTTGCCCAACCGAGATCATCAAAGTCCGTTCGcaaacctcctcggcctcctcctggaATGTAACAACCCAAATCCTACGGCAGAATGGCGTAAAAGGTCTCTATCAAGCCGGGGGGGTGACCGTTCTGAGAGATAGCATAGGGTACGGGTTTTATTTCTGGGGGTACGAGCTCTCCTCCGGATGGTACAACTCCGTCTTCGGCACCAGAACAGAGGAAACAACAGGGAGGGCGCTCCTCTGCGGTGGGGTGGCGGGGGTGTTGACCTGGGCGAGTATTTTCCCTTTGGATGTCGTCAAGACCAGGATGCAAACTGGGGACACGGCGGGGGAACAACAAGGTTTGTTGGGGAgtggaggaaaaggcaaaggGGCGTGGCAGATGGGGAGGGAAATCTATGCGAGAGAAGGGATAAAACCCTTCTTTCGGGGGCTAGGAGTCTGCAGTCTGAGGGCGTTTGTGGTCAATGCCGTGCAGTTTGCCGTTTATGAGGGGGCTATGGCTAGGTTGACGGGGAGGGACAAAAGAGTGGGGGTTTTGCAGGAGGGCTTTGCTGGGTGA